Proteins from one Shewanella pealeana ATCC 700345 genomic window:
- the nirD gene encoding nitrite reductase small subunit NirD → MSWVALCDEAKLPKGQGVAAWLDNRKIALFNLGEKGIFALDNIDPATGVAVLSRGLVCELNDELYVASPIHKQHYHLSTGQCLENDGLSVICYELKKEQGRVLAKLPFQAACASGSALSTPVKGAR, encoded by the coding sequence ATGAGCTGGGTAGCATTATGTGATGAAGCTAAGTTGCCTAAGGGGCAAGGTGTAGCTGCTTGGCTTGATAATCGAAAGATCGCTTTGTTTAATTTGGGCGAGAAAGGCATATTTGCCCTCGATAATATTGACCCCGCAACTGGCGTTGCGGTGCTTTCACGGGGACTCGTTTGTGAACTTAACGATGAACTGTATGTAGCGTCACCTATTCATAAACAGCATTATCATCTTTCCACAGGTCAGTGTTTAGAGAACGATGGATTATCGGTTATCTGCTATGAGTTAAAAAAAGAGCAAGGTAGGGTCCTCGCAAAATTGCCTTTTCAAGCTGCATGCGCGTCAGGCAGTGCTCTGTCCACCCCAGTAAAAGGAGCAAGGTAA
- a CDS encoding NarK family nitrate/nitrite MFS transporter, whose product MSSQAFNLFSFSGKMKVMHLSWMAFFITFMVWFNAAPLMSVIAASLGLTHSQIKTLLILNVALTIPARVIIGMLTDRYGPRKVYSLLLGLCAIPCFMFALGTSFEQLALARFLLGFIGAGFVVGIRMVSEWFPAKELGVAEGVYAGWGNFGSAAAAFTLPAVALAFGGDDGWRYAVGLTGAISLVFAFIYYANVTDTPKGATYFKPKKAGALEVTSKKDLLLLVVMKLPMYATLALLAWKLSPSGVALLSDNTEKGIYLLLTVILAADLLQTFNVNKAVFNGSIPEFERYEFKQVAVLNVLYFTTFGSELAVVSMLPLYFAETFELGMTQAGMVASSYAFMNLMSRPGGGWLSDRFGRKSTLLILTAGLALGYLGVAQIDSSWALPLAIIMVMLCSFFVQSGEGAVFAAVPLIKRRLTGQIAGMTGAYGNVGAVFFLTVYSMVATQTFFYVIAASALFGFLTLFLLTEPKGHIAEVNEDGEVTLISVS is encoded by the coding sequence ATGAGTTCTCAAGCATTCAATCTTTTCTCCTTTAGCGGAAAAATGAAAGTCATGCACTTAAGCTGGATGGCATTTTTTATCACCTTTATGGTCTGGTTTAATGCCGCTCCCTTGATGAGTGTGATAGCGGCTAGCTTAGGCTTAACCCACTCACAAATTAAAACCTTGTTGATTCTCAATGTGGCATTGACGATCCCAGCAAGGGTGATAATAGGAATGCTAACTGACCGCTATGGGCCAAGAAAAGTCTATTCTCTGCTGCTGGGCTTGTGTGCGATCCCCTGCTTTATGTTTGCCCTTGGAACCAGCTTTGAACAGCTTGCCTTAGCACGGTTTTTATTGGGGTTTATTGGTGCAGGTTTTGTGGTTGGGATCCGTATGGTGAGTGAATGGTTTCCAGCAAAAGAGCTCGGGGTTGCAGAGGGGGTTTACGCTGGTTGGGGGAATTTTGGCTCCGCAGCGGCGGCATTTACCTTACCAGCGGTGGCGTTGGCATTTGGTGGTGATGATGGCTGGCGCTATGCCGTCGGGTTAACGGGGGCTATTAGCCTTGTGTTTGCGTTTATCTATTATGCCAATGTTACAGACACGCCAAAGGGAGCTACCTATTTTAAGCCTAAAAAAGCTGGCGCACTGGAAGTCACCAGCAAAAAAGACTTGCTGTTGCTGGTGGTGATGAAACTACCTATGTATGCAACTTTGGCTTTACTGGCCTGGAAACTTTCTCCCTCCGGTGTAGCTCTGTTATCTGACAATACAGAAAAGGGGATTTACTTATTATTGACAGTGATTTTAGCTGCGGATCTATTGCAGACTTTTAATGTCAACAAAGCGGTTTTTAACGGCAGTATCCCTGAGTTTGAACGCTATGAATTTAAGCAAGTCGCGGTGTTAAATGTGCTTTATTTTACAACCTTCGGTTCTGAACTCGCAGTGGTGTCTATGCTACCGCTCTATTTCGCAGAAACATTCGAATTAGGTATGACACAGGCTGGCATGGTGGCGTCGTCTTACGCTTTTATGAACTTAATGTCTCGACCAGGAGGCGGTTGGTTAAGTGATCGTTTTGGCCGTAAATCAACGCTATTAATCCTGACTGCCGGGCTGGCATTAGGTTATTTGGGAGTGGCACAAATAGACAGCAGTTGGGCATTACCGTTGGCGATAATTATGGTGATGCTGTGTTCATTCTTCGTTCAAAGTGGAGAAGGCGCAGTCTTTGCGGCAGTGCCGTTAATTAAGCGCCGCTTAACGGGCCAGATAGCGGGAATGACTGGTGCTTATGGTAATGTTGGTGCGGTGTTTTTCTTAACCGTGTACTCGATGGTGGCGACTCAAACATTCTTTTATGTTATTGCGGCTAGTGCACTATTTGGTTTTTTGACCCTGTTTTTATTGACTGAGCCAAAGGGACACATCGCCGAGGTTAATGAGGACGGAGAAGTCACATTAATTAGTGTGAGCTGA
- a CDS encoding bifunctional protein-serine/threonine kinase/phosphatase: MSTIQPFDEQQIASVGTSVLALCVGQHTDKGRKPLNEDAIGSRIPNGHLLSTKGAVVAMSDGVSLAEQGAAASAISVSNFLADYYSTPDLWSVKQSSQKVLTALNRWLYGLGQDYRDARRGYVCTFSALIFKSCHVHQLHLGDGRIYRYRNHGLQKLTTDHTSVVANRSKYLTRALGLGINIDVDYAVSETESGDIYLLTTDGVHDVLSDDIFAERLKRLADNKEITDKQCQLLTQELINDAIAKGSTDNVSCQCIAVRALPEPSIDDIYRSLTQLPFLPPLAVGMKLDGYIVLDTLYQSQRSQVYLVKDSHEQRYCLKTPSLNYQDDLAYIERFLLESWVGSRIKNPNVVAVCERKANKSAMYYLTEYIDGVTLTEWMRLNPKPEIQQVLRILSQVVVGLRAFHRKETLHQDVKPDNILIDKNGQVKIVDFGACFIKGIAEISTPFIRDIPLGTADYSAPETLLRYPVNAKADLYSLATIAYEMLTGELPFNGKQAQCKIDKDFKKLNYTPSFVCNPLAPIWMDNAIRKGLNFDASMRQADISEWMHEMNSPVEYWYRPAEKKTLITRDPLVFWQGLTAILGLIIILILLFLPSS, translated from the coding sequence ATGTCGACAATCCAGCCCTTTGATGAACAGCAAATTGCCAGTGTTGGCACTTCTGTGCTGGCACTATGTGTCGGTCAACACACTGATAAAGGACGAAAGCCTTTGAACGAAGATGCCATTGGGAGCCGTATTCCCAATGGGCATCTGTTGAGTACTAAAGGCGCTGTGGTCGCAATGAGTGATGGCGTTAGTCTCGCGGAGCAGGGCGCAGCGGCATCAGCAATCAGTGTGAGCAATTTTTTAGCCGATTATTATTCAACGCCGGACCTTTGGTCTGTAAAACAATCCAGTCAAAAGGTACTGACTGCGCTCAATCGTTGGCTCTATGGCTTAGGTCAAGATTATCGTGATGCTCGGCGTGGTTATGTATGTACCTTTAGTGCGCTGATTTTTAAATCATGTCATGTGCATCAATTGCATCTTGGTGATGGGCGGATCTATCGCTATCGGAATCATGGTTTACAGAAGCTAACGACGGATCACACCAGTGTGGTGGCTAATCGCAGTAAATACCTAACCCGGGCTTTAGGCTTAGGCATTAACATTGATGTGGATTACGCTGTTTCTGAAACAGAAAGCGGTGACATCTATCTGTTGACCACTGACGGTGTACATGACGTGCTATCAGATGACATCTTTGCCGAAAGACTCAAGCGCTTAGCTGACAATAAAGAGATAACGGATAAACAGTGTCAGTTGCTGACCCAAGAGCTTATCAATGATGCAATAGCAAAAGGGTCGACTGATAATGTCAGCTGCCAATGTATTGCGGTTAGAGCACTACCAGAGCCTTCTATTGACGATATCTATCGAAGTCTAACTCAGCTTCCATTTTTGCCGCCATTAGCTGTGGGTATGAAGCTTGATGGTTATATCGTACTCGACACCCTATATCAGAGCCAGCGTAGCCAAGTTTACTTAGTTAAAGATAGTCATGAGCAACGCTATTGCTTAAAAACCCCATCATTAAATTATCAAGACGATTTGGCTTATATTGAACGTTTCTTACTTGAGAGTTGGGTCGGATCGCGAATAAAAAACCCAAATGTAGTAGCTGTGTGTGAGCGCAAAGCTAACAAATCTGCGATGTATTACTTAACTGAGTATATCGACGGGGTGACATTAACTGAGTGGATGAGATTAAACCCCAAGCCAGAGATCCAGCAGGTACTGCGGATTTTGAGTCAAGTAGTGGTAGGGCTAAGGGCATTTCACCGTAAAGAAACCCTACACCAAGATGTAAAGCCGGATAACATCCTTATCGATAAAAATGGCCAGGTGAAAATTGTTGATTTTGGTGCCTGTTTTATTAAAGGTATCGCGGAAATCTCAACGCCATTTATACGGGATATTCCGTTAGGTACCGCCGACTATTCGGCTCCAGAAACGCTATTGCGTTATCCCGTTAATGCAAAAGCAGATCTCTACTCTTTGGCAACAATAGCCTATGAGATGTTAACTGGAGAACTGCCTTTTAACGGCAAACAAGCTCAATGTAAAATTGATAAAGATTTCAAAAAATTAAATTATACCCCAAGCTTTGTGTGCAATCCTTTGGCTCCAATTTGGATGGATAACGCCATTAGAAAGGGGCTTAATTTCGATGCCAGCATGCGCCAAGCAGATATTAGTGAGTGGATGCATGAGATGAACTCTCCAGTTGAATATTGGTATCGCCCAGCAGAGAAAAAGACGCTTATAACGCGAGACCCTCTAGTTTTCTGGCAAGGATTAACAGCCATACTGGGTCTTATCATCATTCTTATACTGTTGTTTTTACCATCAAGTTAA
- a CDS encoding tetratricopeptide repeat protein — protein MRLIIICLLTIMLQGCQSRASTQGPTLPRIDYQVNAAKYSIPTPEDFYQLTDAQVKSIRSFIEQEKFAELSPHRKVYALLESKLDNFDFRGENLYASDSLDSNSGNCMALAMLTYAIAKELDVEISFQVMHTIPVLLGVSGNISVTSDHVRSFLHEQGQDKDSFLGQTNRIRIDYFPDKYDRGGMMIDSDEFFAMFYRNLAADAILDKQLELAYLLLNEALKFNDQYGPAINMQAVVLRQLGELDSAEQLYLYGLVVADEKIDLLSNYHFLLVHSERYQEAEKIKAQLLAFDHHSPYKWYFQARDAMLAKDYSSAKTYLNKFLKNTHYYHKAYFDLARVEYQLGDTFAAKKSLNKALALSAEAKDNDLYQAKLNWLSKTD, from the coding sequence ATGCGGTTAATCATTATCTGTTTGCTCACCATAATGCTCCAAGGCTGCCAAAGTCGAGCCTCAACACAAGGGCCAACATTGCCACGAATTGACTATCAAGTTAACGCTGCAAAATACTCCATTCCAACACCTGAAGACTTTTATCAATTAACTGATGCGCAAGTGAAGTCAATAAGATCTTTTATTGAACAAGAAAAATTTGCCGAACTTAGCCCCCATAGAAAGGTTTATGCGTTATTAGAATCAAAGTTAGATAATTTTGATTTTCGTGGTGAAAATTTATATGCCAGTGATTCTCTTGACAGTAATAGCGGCAATTGCATGGCATTAGCTATGCTGACTTATGCGATAGCTAAGGAGCTAGATGTTGAGATTAGTTTTCAGGTTATGCATACCATTCCTGTGTTACTTGGAGTGTCAGGCAATATTTCGGTAACTTCAGACCATGTGCGTAGTTTTCTTCATGAACAAGGCCAAGATAAAGATAGTTTTTTAGGACAAACTAACCGGATCCGCATCGATTATTTTCCAGATAAATATGATCGGGGCGGAATGATGATCGATAGTGATGAGTTTTTTGCGATGTTTTATCGTAACCTAGCTGCAGATGCCATTTTGGACAAGCAATTAGAGTTGGCTTATTTACTACTAAATGAAGCGCTTAAATTTAATGATCAATATGGGCCCGCGATCAATATGCAGGCGGTTGTATTACGTCAGCTTGGTGAGCTGGACTCGGCGGAGCAACTGTATCTATATGGCCTTGTTGTGGCGGATGAGAAAATTGATCTACTGAGTAATTATCATTTTTTATTAGTGCATAGTGAGCGTTATCAAGAAGCAGAAAAAATTAAAGCTCAGTTACTCGCATTCGATCATCACAGCCCTTATAAATGGTACTTTCAAGCCCGAGATGCCATGCTTGCTAAAGATTACTCAAGCGCCAAAACTTATCTAAACAAGTTTCTGAAAAATACTCATTATTACCATAAAGCTTATTTTGATCTTGCTCGGGTGGAATATCAGCTAGGCGACACTTTTGCTGCAAAAAAATCCCTTAATAAAGCATTAGCGCTGAGTGCAGAAGCAAAAGATAACGACTTGTATCAAGCAAAGTTAAATTGGCTATCTAAAACAGACTGA
- a CDS encoding curlin-associated protein produces MDRLKCWGRVATLRVKPLLTRTGLLAALVFSPSILHAQDLSQFDELNSYDNHAVISQYGNSLNASISQQGLSNRAIVSQTGFSTQIDVNQIGSSNRVTAFQSGAEIEAAILQSGFNNVVVSSQQGSYLNLDIEQQGNDNLASVLQVGNESSVTIYQNGTGHGVSVIQYGQGQSAQVTQGYISN; encoded by the coding sequence ATGGATAGATTAAAGTGTTGGGGCAGGGTTGCGACTCTTCGAGTTAAGCCTTTATTAACCCGAACTGGATTGTTAGCCGCACTAGTTTTTTCTCCATCTATTTTACATGCTCAAGACTTAAGCCAGTTTGATGAGCTTAATAGTTATGACAATCACGCGGTTATATCTCAATACGGAAATAGCTTAAACGCGTCAATCAGTCAGCAGGGGCTTTCTAACCGAGCCATTGTGAGCCAAACAGGATTCTCCACGCAAATCGACGTTAATCAGATTGGTAGCAGTAATCGAGTCACCGCCTTTCAAAGCGGTGCAGAAATAGAAGCGGCTATTCTTCAAAGTGGGTTTAATAATGTTGTCGTCTCTTCTCAGCAAGGTTCCTACCTTAATCTTGATATAGAACAACAGGGGAATGATAACTTAGCCTCTGTCTTGCAAGTGGGTAATGAAAGCTCTGTAACCATTTACCAAAACGGCACAGGCCATGGTGTTTCTGTAATTCAATATGGTCAAGGTCAATCGGCTCAAGTCACGCAGGGTTACATTTCGAACTAG
- a CDS encoding LuxR C-terminal-related transcriptional regulator: MFKVIHWVVVTRSHLFADLLNTRWPQEFLVKLHRISPEHFNGDLLESRITIILIDLATVDVQTAYQIQKRVEKGSNIARVVFVHFPKQVDAKFLVQSSITAGVFYSDASLEAIGEGMAEIVKGKVVIPQAIIEANTNKDPALDNVDTLTIREREVLQVLRNGSTNIDIANRLFVSESTIKTHLYRAFRKIGVSSRGQAIAWAQTNLHEVTQ; this comes from the coding sequence ATGTTTAAAGTGATACATTGGGTCGTCGTTACCCGTTCGCATCTGTTTGCGGATCTTCTCAATACTCGATGGCCACAAGAGTTTTTGGTCAAACTTCATCGGATCTCTCCTGAACACTTTAATGGTGATCTATTAGAGAGTCGCATTACGATTATTTTAATCGATCTTGCAACTGTCGATGTTCAAACCGCCTATCAGATCCAAAAACGGGTTGAAAAAGGTAGCAACATTGCACGAGTGGTATTTGTGCACTTCCCTAAGCAAGTTGATGCCAAGTTTTTAGTGCAGTCATCTATTACTGCTGGTGTGTTTTATTCTGACGCTTCACTAGAAGCCATTGGAGAAGGCATGGCAGAGATAGTAAAAGGTAAAGTTGTTATTCCTCAGGCCATTATTGAAGCTAACACCAATAAAGATCCTGCCTTAGATAATGTCGATACCCTCACTATCCGTGAGCGAGAAGTGCTACAGGTGCTGCGTAATGGTAGTACCAATATCGATATCGCTAATAGGTTATTTGTCAGCGAAAGCACCATCAAAACCCATCTTTATAGAGCCTTTAGAAAGATTGGAGTCTCTAGCCGAGGACAAGCAATTGCCTGGGCGCAGACTAACCTACATGAAGTGACTCAGTGA
- a CDS encoding curli production assembly/transport protein CsgE, with protein MKRLYLSLLLFLQPAAAEEIVLDKQSPPAAKNTSDIPPKVETDLIDGLILNRAMTRFGHRFYREFVAAYRDIGGVVEHSGLTIVEQATARSGSKISILHNRKPIYITVVSPASRNIDDQALAAASRVNQKLKQNQRQASWSQFLDPDLAPDEF; from the coding sequence GTGAAGCGCTTGTATCTAAGCTTACTACTCTTTTTGCAACCCGCAGCAGCAGAGGAGATTGTATTAGATAAGCAGTCTCCTCCTGCAGCTAAAAATACCAGCGATATTCCCCCGAAAGTCGAAACTGACCTGATTGATGGGCTGATCCTTAATAGAGCCATGACCCGTTTTGGCCACAGATTTTACCGTGAGTTTGTCGCGGCTTATCGAGATATCGGAGGCGTAGTTGAGCATTCAGGCCTGACGATAGTTGAGCAAGCCACTGCAAGAAGTGGCAGTAAAATTAGTATATTACATAATAGAAAGCCTATTTATATTACGGTTGTATCACCTGCAAGTCGTAATATTGACGACCAAGCTTTAGCAGCCGCTAGTCGCGTTAATCAAAAATTGAAACAAAATCAGAGGCAAGCAAGCTGGAGCCAATTCCTCGATCCAGATTTAGCTCCAGACGAGTTTTAA
- a CDS encoding curli assembly protein CsgF, with protein MKIIKNVVIGLAVTAGGAQATQLTYTPVNPNFGGSYLNGSYLLSNASAQNKHSGGSSYVPPSALDRLASSLESRLMSQLFNDAANGGEGYLRTDDFEIQVVNEDGALLVHITDVLTGETTIIEVGGIVDNSTGEG; from the coding sequence ATGAAAATAATAAAAAATGTCGTTATAGGACTAGCTGTTACAGCAGGTGGCGCCCAGGCAACTCAATTGACTTATACCCCCGTCAACCCAAACTTTGGCGGTAGTTACCTCAATGGTTCTTATCTATTATCTAACGCATCGGCGCAAAATAAGCACTCAGGTGGTTCTAGCTATGTTCCGCCTTCGGCACTCGATCGTCTTGCCAGCTCTCTCGAGTCACGCCTGATGAGTCAACTATTTAATGATGCAGCAAATGGCGGTGAAGGATATCTAAGAACCGATGATTTCGAGATCCAAGTCGTGAATGAAGATGGTGCGTTATTGGTACATATTACCGATGTTTTAACCGGTGAAACGACGATTATTGAAGTCGGCGGTATTGTTGATAACAGCACTGGAGAAGGCTAG
- a CDS encoding CsgG/HfaB family protein, translating into MKKLIPLVLLTLVSACSTMSEIEQITPSSSLMPKSETYYDLIGLPAPQGSMVAAVYDFRDQTGQYKPIPSSNFSTAVPQSGTAFLAQALNDSSWFTPVEREGLQNLLTERKIVRAGLKGDAASLSQLNSAQILMEGGIVAYDTNIRTGGAGARYLGIGASGQFRVDSITVNLRAVDIRTGRLLSSVTTTKSVLSKELTAGVFKFIDAQELLESEIGYTSNEPVSLCVAQAIESAVVHMIADGIWKRAWNLADSQTGLENPILKKYWLEAHSVERVQARLEQG; encoded by the coding sequence ATGAAAAAGCTAATTCCACTTGTATTGTTAACTCTGGTGAGTGCCTGCTCGACCATGAGTGAAATTGAACAGATTACGCCTTCATCTAGTTTGATGCCTAAAAGCGAGACCTACTATGACCTTATCGGTTTACCTGCCCCGCAAGGAAGCATGGTTGCGGCGGTTTATGACTTCAGAGATCAGACGGGTCAGTATAAACCAATTCCTTCTAGTAACTTCTCGACTGCTGTGCCTCAAAGCGGTACTGCATTTTTAGCTCAGGCGCTTAATGACTCTAGCTGGTTTACTCCTGTGGAACGCGAGGGACTACAGAACCTGCTGACAGAACGCAAGATTGTTCGAGCGGGCTTAAAAGGTGATGCGGCGAGTTTGAGTCAGTTAAATTCGGCACAAATTCTGATGGAAGGCGGCATTGTTGCATACGATACCAATATTCGAACGGGTGGGGCTGGTGCACGTTATTTAGGAATTGGTGCATCGGGCCAATTTCGGGTCGACAGCATTACCGTTAACCTCAGAGCGGTCGACATTAGAACTGGCAGGTTACTTAGCAGTGTTACCACGACAAAGTCGGTATTATCTAAGGAGCTGACCGCTGGTGTGTTTAAGTTTATCGATGCTCAAGAGTTATTAGAGTCAGAGATCGGCTATACCTCTAATGAACCTGTCAGCCTGTGTGTTGCACAAGCGATTGAAAGTGCTGTGGTGCATATGATTGCCGATGGGATCTGGAAGCGAGCTTGGAACCTTGCCGATAGCCAAACCGGACTCGAAAATCCTATTTTAAAGAAATATTGGCTAGAAGCGCACTCTGTTGAGCGAGTTCAAGCAAGGTTAGAGCAAGGTTAA
- a CDS encoding helix-turn-helix domain-containing protein has product MLTEKETALLDAATELVQEKGMIALNMSDVHKRAGYSRAAQYQSFSDKNALLAALCMRELVNNTLAIEEQRFDDFTGNFSVVLRPVVYRYLKLSDRLMIDSAFGLMLTQVRSLPDEERFNFLKSGFEFLNKEREMNK; this is encoded by the coding sequence ATGCTTACGGAAAAAGAAACCGCATTACTCGATGCGGCCACAGAACTAGTACAAGAAAAAGGCATGATCGCACTGAATATGTCAGATGTTCACAAGCGAGCCGGATACTCTCGTGCCGCTCAGTACCAGTCATTTAGTGATAAAAATGCACTTCTTGCGGCACTGTGTATGCGCGAACTAGTGAACAACACTCTGGCTATCGAAGAGCAGCGCTTTGATGATTTCACTGGCAATTTTTCGGTAGTGCTCAGACCTGTCGTCTATCGTTACTTAAAGTTATCAGACAGATTAATGATCGACTCGGCCTTCGGTCTGATGCTAACTCAAGTACGCTCGCTCCCCGATGAAGAGCGCTTCAACTTCTTAAAGAGTGGTTTCGAATTCTTGAATAAAGAACGAGAAATGAACAAGTAG
- the hinT gene encoding purine nucleoside phosphoramidase, producing the protein MAEETIFSKIIRREIPADILYQDDLVTAFRDITPKAPTHVLIIPNHLIPTTNDIKASDEKALGRMMSVAAKLAQEAGIAEDGYRLIMNCNQHAGQEVFHIHMHLLGGQPLGPMLSPGA; encoded by the coding sequence GTGGCCGAAGAAACCATATTTAGCAAAATTATTCGACGTGAAATTCCAGCGGATATCCTGTATCAAGACGATCTTGTTACCGCTTTTAGAGATATCACACCTAAAGCGCCAACCCATGTATTAATTATTCCTAATCATTTGATCCCAACTACAAACGATATCAAGGCATCTGATGAAAAAGCATTAGGGCGTATGATGTCTGTGGCAGCTAAATTGGCACAAGAAGCGGGCATAGCTGAAGATGGCTATCGCTTGATCATGAACTGTAATCAGCACGCTGGACAGGAAGTGTTCCATATCCACATGCATTTACTCGGTGGTCAGCCATTAGGCCCAATGCTGAGCCCTGGTGCATGA
- a CDS encoding PaaI family thioesterase: protein MSLTSEQGSLTGMASRFVEQLTQCRKLKLKVLEASGKKVLMELPYDAQLVGYPDTGVIHGGVITTLMDTASGCAVVCSIFDKFQLLEISPTLDLRVDYMKPAEPHKPVYGFAECYKLSSSVAFTRAIAYQDSIDNPIAHAVGSFMRISPEMVGEEFRLALMGEADDNA, encoded by the coding sequence ATGAGTTTAACTAGTGAGCAGGGCTCATTAACAGGCATGGCGAGCCGGTTCGTTGAGCAGTTGACCCAATGCCGTAAACTTAAACTCAAAGTATTAGAAGCGAGTGGCAAAAAGGTGTTGATGGAGTTGCCTTATGACGCACAACTTGTCGGCTATCCTGATACTGGCGTGATCCATGGTGGGGTGATCACCACCTTAATGGACACTGCAAGTGGTTGCGCCGTGGTGTGCTCTATTTTTGATAAGTTTCAATTATTAGAGATTTCTCCGACACTGGATCTACGTGTCGACTATATGAAGCCAGCCGAGCCCCACAAGCCTGTTTATGGTTTTGCCGAGTGTTATAAATTGTCTTCAAGTGTCGCCTTTACTCGCGCAATTGCTTATCAAGACTCCATTGATAATCCTATTGCTCATGCAGTTGGCTCGTTTATGCGGATCAGTCCTGAGATGGTCGGTGAAGAGTTTCGATTGGCGTTAATGGGAGAAGCTGATGACAATGCATGA
- a CDS encoding PaaI family thioesterase, whose translation MHDEPKSAVGIEQDDSAHDETGKLDVKSIVKKAKELNDFGHLLEHVPYAKFIGMAVERFGDELVFKLPAKDDNIGNPILPALHGGVIAGFMEMSAIVQLMVFMQTSKVPKVVDFSIDYLRAGYHKDSFAECKITRQGRRVANVNINCWQTNRKHLIATARAHFLID comes from the coding sequence ATGCATGATGAGCCAAAATCTGCGGTGGGTATAGAGCAAGATGACTCTGCTCATGATGAAACCGGTAAGCTAGATGTAAAAAGCATCGTCAAAAAGGCAAAAGAGCTTAATGACTTCGGCCATTTGCTTGAGCACGTACCCTATGCCAAGTTTATCGGTATGGCGGTGGAGCGTTTTGGCGACGAATTGGTATTTAAGCTGCCAGCCAAAGATGACAACATAGGTAACCCAATATTACCTGCACTTCATGGTGGGGTGATTGCCGGCTTTATGGAGATGTCTGCAATTGTGCAATTAATGGTGTTTATGCAGACGAGCAAGGTACCTAAGGTAGTGGATTTTTCTATCGATTACTTAAGAGCGGGTTACCACAAAGACAGCTTTGCCGAGTGTAAAATTACTCGTCAGGGGCGCCGAGTCGCTAATGTGAATATTAATTGTTGGCAAACCAATCGCAAACATCTTATTGCAACTGCGAGGGCACACTTTTTAATCGATTAA
- a CDS encoding YcfL family protein codes for MKKLLLGLVTAVMITACAPHTAGVMAGSNGEVRVDNNSFGKEVQVSNIMARPEGGFLRGTGTIASQVSTDLRLQYKFTWFDLNGMTIDDEGVSWKSIKLHGKQQMQVSAVAPNATATRFELYVRKAFSN; via the coding sequence ATGAAAAAGCTTTTATTGGGACTCGTTACCGCTGTGATGATTACGGCGTGCGCTCCACATACTGCTGGCGTTATGGCGGGGTCGAATGGGGAGGTGCGTGTAGATAACAACAGTTTTGGCAAAGAGGTACAAGTTAGCAATATCATGGCGCGTCCCGAAGGTGGTTTTTTACGTGGTACAGGCACCATTGCCAGTCAAGTATCAACCGACTTAAGATTGCAGTATAAGTTTACCTGGTTTGATCTCAATGGCATGACTATTGACGATGAAGGAGTCAGCTGGAAGTCGATTAAGTTACACGGTAAACAGCAGATGCAGGTGAGCGCCGTCGCGCCTAATGCTACAGCCACTCGTTTCGAACTTTATGTTCGCAAAGCATTTTCTAATTAA